One Vigna unguiculata cultivar IT97K-499-35 chromosome 11, ASM411807v1, whole genome shotgun sequence DNA window includes the following coding sequences:
- the LOC114169144 gene encoding calcium-dependent protein kinase 24, producing MGSCISTQGVRTRKRAKHPSKPTSPRTHGHGHGNNGTEQTTRRSSVVAPRSSVTARPLNVVANPSPGNIFDKYQFGKELGRGEFGVTHRVVDLVSGEAFACKKIAKTKLRTEIDVEDVRREVQIMRHLPRHPNIVAFKEAYEDRDAVYLVMELCEGGELFDRIVAKGHYTERAAANVAKTILEVCKVCHEHGVIHRDLKPENFLFADTNEAAALKSIDFGLSTFYVPGERFSEIVGSPYYMAPEVLRRNYGQEIDVWSTGVILYILLCGVPPFWAETEEGIAQAIIKGKVDFTRDPWPKVSDEAKHLVKRMLDPSPFTRITVQEVLDHPWIQNREHGRTISLGDQVRMRIKQFSLMNRFKRKVLRVVADNLSDEQIEAFKKMFDMMDKDKNGSLSFEELKDGLSMIGHAIPDPEVQMLLEAADADGNGTLNYEEFITMSVHLKKIEGDEHLTQAFRYFDKNQTGYVEFEELKDALSDDESEVMNDQVIKDIINDVDLDKDGRISFAEFKAMMKTGGDWKMASRQYSRALLNALSFKMFKDTPTKA from the exons ATGGGAAGCTGCATTTCAACGCAAGGCGTGAGGACACGCAAGAGGGCCAAGCACCCGAGCAAGCCCACGTCGCCGCGAACGCACGGACACGGCCACGGGAACAACGGGACCGAACAGACCACGCGGAGGTCCAGCGTGGTGGCGCCTAGGTCCAGCGTGACGGCGCGTCCGCTGAATGTGGTGGCGAACCCGAGTCCGGGGAACATATTCGATAAATATCAGTTCGGGAAGGAGCTGGGTCGCGGCGAGTTCGGCGTGACTCACCGCGTGGTGGATTTAGTGAGTGGCGAAGCGTTTGCGTGCAAGAAGATAGCGAAGACGAAGCTGAGAACGGAGATTGACGTGGAAGATGTGAGAAGAGAGGTTCAGATCATGAGGCACTTGCCTCGGCACCCCAACATTGTGGCCTTCAAGGAGGCTTATGAGGACAGAGACGCCGTTTACCTCGTCATGGAACTCTGTGAAGGTGGCGAACTCTTTGATAGGATTGTTGCTAAGGGCCATTACACCGAGCGTGCTGCTGCTAATGTTGCCAAAACCATACTTGAAGTCTGCAAG GTGTGTCATGAGCACGGAGTAATACACAGGGACTTGAAACCTGAAAATTTCTTATTTGCAGATACAAACGAGGCTGCAGCATTGAAATCTATTGATTTTGGCCTTTCTACCTTCTATGTGCCAG GTGAACGATTCAGTGAAATTGTTGGAAGCCCTTATTACATGGCTCCAGAGGTTTTAAGACGAAACTATGGACAAGAAATTGATGTCTGGAGCACTGGTgtaattctttatattttactttgtgGAGTTCCACCCTTTTGGGCAG AAACCGAGGAAGGGATTGCACAAGCTATCATTAAGGGTAAAGTAGATTTCACAAGAGATCCTTGGCCTAAAGTTTCCGATGAAGCAAAACATCTAGTTAAGCGCATGCTTGATCCAAGTCCATTCACACGGATAACAGTTCAAGAAGTTCTTG ATCATCCCTGGATACAAAACAGAGAGCATGGTCGAACTATTTCTCTTGGAGACCAAGTGAGAATGAGGATCAAGCAATTCTCCTTGATGAACAGATTCAAAAGAAAGGTTCTTAGA GTGGTAGCGGATAACTTGTCAGATGAACAAATTGAAGCGTTTAAGAAAATGTTTGATATGATGGATAAGGACAAAAATGGAAGCttgtcatttgaagaactcaaaGATGGCCTTTCAATGATTGGACACGCCATTCCTGATCCTGAAGTTCAAATGTTACTGGAAGCT GCGGATGCTGATGGAAACGGCACCCTTAACTATGAGGAGTTCATCACGATGAGTGTTCACCTCAAAAAGATCGAAGGTGATGAGCATCTCACTCAAGCATTCCGTTACTTTGACAAGAACCAGACCGGATATGTTGAGTTCGAGGAGTTGAAGGATGCCTTATCAGATGATGAGTCGGAAGTGATGAACGACCAAGTGATCAAAGACATTATAAATGATGTTGACTTGGATAAG GATGGTAGAATCAGTTTTGCAGAGTTTAAGGCAATGATGAAGACAGGAGGAGATTGGAAAATGGCCTCTCGGCAGTATTCAAGAGCATTGCTGAATGCATTAAGCTTCAAGATGTTTAAAGACACACCTACCAAAGCGTAA